The following are from one region of the Prionailurus bengalensis isolate Pbe53 chromosome A2, Fcat_Pben_1.1_paternal_pri, whole genome shotgun sequence genome:
- the IQCF6 gene encoding IQ domain-containing protein F6, which yields MGTEMGGYPNEHLRVLPSPDQLENAAVKIQSWWRGNMVRRTLLHTALRAWVIQCWWRSMQAKMLEQRRRLALRLYTCQEWAVVKVQAQVRMWQARRRFLQARQAACIIQSHWRWHTSQTRGLIQGRYEVKASRLELDIEILLT from the coding sequence ATGGGGACAGAAATGGGAGGGTACCCCAATGAGCATCTCCGTGTTCTTCCCTCCCCTGATCAGTTAGAGAACGCAGCCGTAAAGATTCAGTCATGGTGGCGTGGCAACATGGTGCGCCGGACGTTACTGCACACAGCACTCAGGGCCTGGGTCATCCAGTGCTGGTGGAGGTCGATGCAGGCCAAGATGCTGGAGCAGAGACGGCGCCTGGCACTAAGACTCTACACCTGCCAGGAGTGGGCAGTGGTGAAAGTGCAGGCACAGGTTCGGATGTGGCAGGCTCGCAGACGATTTCTTCAGGCACGCCAAGCGGCCTGCATCATCCAGTCTCACTGGCGCTGGCATACCAGTCAAACCCGGGGTCTGATCCAGGGCCGCTATGAGGTCAAAGCCAGCCGGCTGGAACTTGACATCGAAATTCTCTTGACCTAG